The nucleotide sequence GTGCGCTCGCTGGTCGCGGACGGCACGACGGTGCTGCTCACCACGCAGTACCTGGAGGAGGCCGACCGGCTGGCCGACCGGATTGCCCTCGTCGAGCACGGCCGGGTGATCGCCGAAGGGGCCCCGGCCGAGCTGAAGGGCTCGCTCGGGGCGACCCGGATCGAGCTGGTCCTCACCGACCCGGACGCGCTCGGCGCGGCGGCTGCGCTGCTCGCCCGCGTCACCGGGGCCGAGCCGGTCACCGAAGAGCTGCGGGTGAGCGCGGCGGCCGAGCCGTCGATGCTGACCGACGTCGTGCGTGAGCTGGCGGCGACCGAGCTGTCGTTCGCCGACGTGGCGCTGCGGCAGCCGACGCTCGACGAAGTGTTCCTGGAGCTGACGGGGGTGACGCGATGAGGTGGGCGGTCGAAGACGGCTGGACGATGGCCCAGCGCTATCTGGCGCAGCTGGCGCGGCGCCCGGCGCGTCTCGCCGGGGTGGTGGCGTTCCCGATCCTGATGGTGCTGATCTTCGCCTACCTGCTCGGCGGCGGGATGAGCGTGCCCGGCGGGGGCTCCTACCGGGAGTTCCTGCTGCCGGGCATGTTCGCGATGACCATGGTCTTCGGGCTGTCGGGGACGATGAGCGCGGTGCTGGACGACACCGGCAAGGGCGTCACCGACCGGTTCCGGTCACTGCCGATGGCGCCGTCGGCGGTGTTCACCGGGAGGGTGGCCGCGGATCTGGTGAACGCCGTCCTCGCGCTGGCCGTGCTGGTCGGCTGCGGGCTCGCCGTCGGCTGGCGTCCGCACGGCAGCCTTGGCGAGACCCTCGCGGCGCTGGGTTTGCTGCTCCTGCTGCGGACGGCGCTGGTGTGGGCCGGGATCTACCTGGGCCTGCTGACCGCCGATCCGTCGATGGTGCCGCTGGCGCAGACCCTCGAATTCCCGTTCGGGTTCCTCTCCGGCGCCTTCGTGGCGACCTCGACGATGCCGGCGTGGCTGGGAACCGTGGCGGAGTGGAACCCGTTGTCCTCCACGGTGACCGCGGCGCGGGTGCTGTTCGGCAACCCGGGCGCGGCGGGGACGTCCTGGGTGAGTGCGCACGCGGTGCCGATGGCCGTGGGGTGGCCGCTGGTGCTGCTGGCGGTGTTCGTGCCGTTGTCGGTGCGCCGGTACGGGAGGCTGGGGAACTGAACGTCCACTTCGAACCGGGCGAACCACCGCGGACCGGCCGCCTGGTGGTCGACGGCCGCGAACTGTCCATTGCGGACGGCCTGCCGGAGCTGCTGGCCGGCACCGATGCCTTCTGGGCGACCGCGGCGAAGGCGGCGCTGCGGCTGGTGGCCGCGGGACGGCTGCTGCCCGGCGTCACCGCCGCCGGACACGACGCCTGGCGCGTCGGGCCGCTGGAACCGGCGGAAGCCGCGTGGCTGCGGGACCTCGCGGCCGCG is from Amycolatopsis mediterranei and encodes:
- a CDS encoding ABC transporter permease, with protein sequence MRWAVEDGWTMAQRYLAQLARRPARLAGVVAFPILMVLIFAYLLGGGMSVPGGGSYREFLLPGMFAMTMVFGLSGTMSAVLDDTGKGVTDRFRSLPMAPSAVFTGRVAADLVNAVLALAVLVGCGLAVGWRPHGSLGETLAALGLLLLLRTALVWAGIYLGLLTADPSMVPLAQTLEFPFGFLSGAFVATSTMPAWLGTVAEWNPLSSTVTAARVLFGNPGAAGTSWVSAHAVPMAVGWPLVLLAVFVPLSVRRYGRLGN